In Streptosporangium album, the following are encoded in one genomic region:
- a CDS encoding glycoside hydrolase family 18 protein, translating to MIARTRARRSLRFLAMVAAVLLVLPGVAAATLTLQFTGTPAPWAKTTGHDALWLGHAWVDGRKDAADVKGLAVRLRTTGIKDVYVHSGPFDSDGTLPAAKYTKAGDFLKWWHAALPGIRVSAWLGQKVDGVLNLDDPASRQRVLDSVSHIMALGFDGVHYNFEPIGSGDTDFLDLLTRTRAIVGDGLISSSTPQIEPFPLMRPAVRAVIGHDKYWSPDYFKEVVARTDQVAIMTYDSFLPSELLYGGHVVRQGTIALDLVPPGKSLLIGAPAYHDHGVTWSDAAESVATAAEGARLALTAHGRPRERFGLALYVDFAATAEDWSEYERFWSHP from the coding sequence GTGATTGCCCGGACCAGAGCACGGCGCAGCCTGCGGTTTCTCGCGATGGTGGCCGCCGTGCTCCTTGTGCTGCCAGGAGTGGCCGCGGCCACTCTCACTCTCCAGTTTACCGGGACACCCGCCCCATGGGCGAAAACCACCGGCCACGACGCCCTCTGGCTCGGCCACGCGTGGGTCGACGGCCGCAAGGACGCCGCCGATGTGAAGGGCCTCGCCGTACGGCTGCGCACGACGGGGATCAAGGACGTGTACGTCCACTCGGGGCCCTTCGACTCCGATGGGACGCTGCCCGCGGCGAAATACACCAAGGCCGGAGATTTCCTGAAGTGGTGGCACGCGGCGCTGCCCGGCATCCGGGTGTCGGCCTGGCTCGGCCAGAAGGTCGACGGCGTCCTGAACCTCGACGACCCGGCCTCCAGGCAGCGCGTGCTGGACAGTGTGAGCCACATCATGGCGCTGGGCTTCGACGGCGTGCACTACAACTTCGAGCCGATCGGCAGCGGTGACACCGACTTCCTGGACCTGCTGACCCGGACGCGCGCGATCGTGGGTGACGGCCTGATCTCCAGTTCGACCCCGCAGATCGAACCGTTCCCGCTGATGCGCCCGGCCGTCCGCGCCGTCATCGGCCACGACAAGTACTGGTCGCCCGACTACTTCAAGGAGGTCGTGGCCCGCACCGACCAGGTGGCGATCATGACCTATGACTCCTTCCTCCCCTCCGAACTCCTCTACGGAGGCCACGTCGTACGGCAGGGCACCATCGCACTGGATCTCGTGCCGCCGGGCAAGTCCCTGCTGATCGGCGCCCCGGCCTATCATGATCACGGTGTGACATGGTCCGACGCGGCGGAGAGCGTCGCGACCGCCGCAGAGGGCGCACGGCTGGCACTGACCGCCCATGGCCGGCCCCGCGAGCGGTTCGGGCTGGCGCTGTACGTCGACTTCGCGGCGACGGCGGAAGACTGGTCCGAATACGAGCGTTTCTGGTCGCACCCATGA
- the lepA gene encoding translation elongation factor 4, producing the protein MRIQPGQTDPAVIRNFCIIAHIDHGKSTLADRMLQITGVVDDRSMRAQYLDRMDIERERGITIKSQAVRLPWQMDGTDYVLNMIDTPGHVDFTYEVSRSLQACEGAILLVDAAQGIEAQTLANLYLAMNNDMTIIPVLNKIDLPAAQPEKYAAEIAHLIGCEPEDVLKVSGKTGVGVRELLDHVVRNIPAPVGDADAPARALIFDSVYDTYRGVITYVRVMDGHLGKRERILMMSTAAAHETLEIGVISPEPKIADKGLGVGEVGYLITGVKDVRQSRVGDTVTAVARPAAEALSGYEHPKPMVFSGLYPIDGDDYPELREALDKLQLNDAALVYEPETSAALGFGFRCGFLGLLHMEIVRERLEREFNLSLISTAPNVIYRVIMEDGKEVTVTNPSEFPTGKVDKVFEPMVKSTVLVPSEFIGTIMELCQNRRGNLQGMDYLSEDRVEIRYTMPLGEIIFDFFDQLKSRTRGYASLDYEPSGEQESDLVKVDILLQGEAVDAFSAIVHREKSYGYGVEMAKKLRELIPRQQFEVPIQAAIGARVIARENIRAIRKDVLAKCYGGDISRKRKLLEKQKEGKKRMKMVGRVEVPQEAFVAALSTESSTDKSKK; encoded by the coding sequence GTGCGTATTCAGCCTGGCCAGACCGATCCCGCGGTGATCCGCAACTTCTGCATCATCGCGCACATCGACCATGGCAAGTCGACGCTTGCCGACCGCATGCTGCAGATCACCGGTGTGGTCGACGATCGCTCCATGCGCGCCCAGTACCTCGACCGCATGGACATCGAGCGCGAGCGCGGGATCACCATCAAGTCGCAGGCGGTCCGGCTGCCGTGGCAGATGGACGGCACCGACTACGTCCTCAACATGATCGACACTCCTGGGCACGTCGACTTCACCTACGAGGTGTCCCGCTCGCTCCAGGCCTGTGAGGGCGCGATCCTGCTGGTCGACGCCGCGCAGGGCATCGAGGCGCAGACCCTGGCGAACCTCTACCTGGCCATGAACAACGACATGACGATCATCCCGGTGCTCAACAAGATCGACCTGCCGGCCGCGCAGCCGGAGAAGTACGCCGCGGAGATCGCCCACCTCATCGGCTGCGAGCCGGAGGACGTGCTCAAGGTCTCCGGCAAGACCGGCGTGGGCGTCCGGGAGCTGCTCGACCACGTGGTGCGGAACATCCCGGCCCCGGTCGGCGACGCCGACGCGCCCGCCCGTGCGCTGATCTTCGACTCCGTCTACGACACCTACCGCGGCGTCATCACCTACGTCCGGGTCATGGACGGTCACCTGGGCAAGCGCGAGCGCATCCTGATGATGTCCACCGCCGCGGCCCACGAGACCCTGGAGATCGGCGTCATCTCGCCGGAGCCGAAGATCGCCGACAAGGGGCTCGGCGTCGGTGAGGTGGGCTACCTCATCACCGGCGTGAAGGACGTCCGCCAGTCGCGGGTCGGCGACACCGTCACCGCCGTCGCGCGCCCGGCCGCCGAGGCGCTCAGCGGCTACGAGCACCCCAAGCCGATGGTCTTCTCGGGCCTCTACCCGATCGACGGCGACGACTACCCCGAACTCCGCGAGGCCCTGGACAAGCTCCAGCTCAACGACGCCGCCCTGGTCTACGAGCCGGAGACCTCCGCGGCCCTGGGCTTCGGCTTCCGCTGCGGCTTCCTCGGCCTGCTCCACATGGAGATCGTCCGCGAGCGGCTGGAACGCGAGTTCAACCTCTCGCTCATCTCCACCGCGCCCAACGTCATCTACCGAGTGATCATGGAGGACGGCAAGGAGGTCACCGTCACCAACCCGTCGGAGTTCCCGACGGGCAAGGTCGACAAGGTCTTCGAGCCCATGGTGAAGTCCACGGTGCTGGTCCCCTCGGAGTTCATCGGCACCATCATGGAGCTCTGTCAGAACCGCCGGGGAAACCTGCAGGGCATGGACTACCTGTCCGAGGACCGCGTCGAGATCCGCTACACCATGCCGCTCGGCGAGATCATCTTCGACTTCTTCGACCAGCTCAAGTCCCGCACCCGCGGTTACGCCTCACTGGACTACGAGCCCTCGGGCGAGCAGGAGTCCGACCTGGTGAAGGTCGACATCCTGCTCCAGGGGGAGGCCGTGGACGCCTTCAGCGCCATCGTTCACCGGGAGAAGTCCTACGGCTACGGCGTCGAGATGGCCAAGAAGCTCCGCGAGCTCATCCCGAGGCAGCAGTTCGAGGTCCCGATCCAGGCCGCCATCGGCGCCCGCGTCATCGCCCGCGAGAACATCCGCGCCATCCGCAAGGACGTCCTCGCCAAGTGCTACGGCGGTGACATCTCCCGTAAGCGCAAGCTGCTGGAGAAGCAGAAGGAAGGCAAGAAGCGGATGAAGATGGTCGGCCGCGTCGAGGTGCCCCAGGAGGCCTTCGTCGCCGCGCTGTCCACCGAATCCTCCACCGACAAGTCCAAGAAGTAG
- a CDS encoding glycoside hydrolase family 18 protein has translation MGGLAAPGTGAGVFDGIDLDWEWPGSSGNDGNVIRPEDRRNFTLFVTELRRQMDELDRRSELTAFLPAAVAKIDAGFEVRDVFKQLTFATVQGYDLHGSWENRTGHNANLLTDRRDPNPVKYSVDQTVRDYLSRGAPARKLVVGVPAYGQGWTGVTGGRNGLYGTWAAGSDDYKNLVNKPGRRYRDLLTGSVWIYDGNEFWSYDDPATLLQKAAYIRLRGLGGSMMWSIDQDDAKASLTSALYGVLR, from the coding sequence GTGGGCGGACTGGCAGCGCCCGGCACCGGGGCCGGCGTCTTCGACGGCATCGACCTGGACTGGGAGTGGCCGGGCTCCTCCGGCAACGACGGCAACGTCATCCGGCCCGAGGACCGGCGGAACTTCACCCTCTTCGTCACCGAACTCCGCCGCCAGATGGACGAGCTGGACCGGCGGAGCGAGCTGACCGCCTTCCTGCCCGCCGCGGTAGCGAAGATCGACGCGGGCTTCGAGGTCCGCGACGTCTTCAAGCAGCTCACCTTCGCCACCGTCCAGGGCTATGACCTGCACGGCTCGTGGGAGAACCGCACAGGTCACAACGCCAACCTGCTCACCGACCGGCGCGACCCCAACCCGGTGAAGTACAGCGTGGACCAGACCGTCCGCGACTACCTGTCCCGCGGCGCCCCGGCCAGGAAGCTCGTGGTCGGCGTCCCGGCGTACGGGCAGGGCTGGACCGGCGTCACCGGCGGCAGGAACGGCCTGTACGGCACCTGGGCGGCCGGTAGCGACGACTACAAGAACCTGGTGAACAAGCCGGGCAGGCGCTACCGCGACCTGCTGACCGGCAGCGTCTGGATCTACGACGGAAACGAGTTCTGGTCCTACGACGATCCCGCCACGCTGCTCCAGAAGGCGGCCTACATCCGCCTCAGAGGGCTCGGCGGCTCCATGATGTGGTCCATCGACCAGGACGACGCCAAGGCGTCACTGACCTCGGCGCTCTACGGCGTCCTGCGCTGA
- the hemW gene encoding radical SAM family heme chaperone HemW, producing MPSTLPDGDPVPASGRLPDSALHGLGGRPFGFYVHVPFCVTRCGYCDFNTYTASELGPGASHKDYADTAVDEVRRARANLGDVDLPVETVFFGGGTPTLLPAADLVRILGAIEEEFGLAPGAEVTTEANPESVDPSYLAELRAGGFTRMSFGMQSAREHVLAVLDRRHTPGRPARAVQEAREAGFDHVNLDLIYSTPGESDDDWRASLAAAIEAGPDHVSAYSLIVEDGTRLAARIRRGELPMPDDDVAADRYLIADAMLAEAGFEWYEVSNWATSEAGRCRHNLLYWTGGDWWGVGPGAHSHVGGTRWWNVKHPAAYAQRLSSGVSPAHAREVLTPQDRAVERLMLELRLAQGFPLKEIERPPVVARALADGLLEAEPFKTGRAVLTLRGRLLADALVRDLT from the coding sequence GTGCCATCCACACTTCCCGACGGTGACCCCGTACCGGCCTCGGGCCGGCTCCCCGACAGCGCGCTCCACGGGCTCGGCGGGCGGCCCTTCGGCTTCTACGTCCACGTGCCCTTCTGTGTGACCCGCTGCGGCTACTGCGACTTCAACACCTACACGGCGTCCGAGCTGGGCCCGGGCGCCTCGCACAAGGACTACGCCGACACCGCCGTGGACGAGGTACGGCGGGCACGTGCCAACCTCGGCGACGTGGACCTGCCGGTCGAGACCGTGTTCTTCGGCGGGGGCACCCCCACCCTGCTGCCCGCGGCGGACCTGGTCCGGATCCTGGGCGCGATCGAGGAGGAGTTCGGGCTCGCTCCCGGCGCCGAGGTGACCACCGAGGCCAACCCCGAGTCCGTGGACCCGTCCTACCTGGCCGAGCTCCGGGCCGGTGGGTTCACCCGGATGAGCTTCGGCATGCAGAGCGCCCGCGAGCACGTGCTCGCGGTGCTGGACCGCCGGCACACGCCCGGCCGCCCGGCGCGCGCCGTACAGGAGGCCAGGGAGGCCGGGTTCGACCACGTCAACCTCGACCTGATCTACAGCACGCCGGGGGAGAGCGACGACGACTGGCGCGCCTCGCTGGCGGCGGCGATCGAGGCCGGGCCCGACCACGTGTCGGCCTACTCGCTGATCGTCGAGGACGGCACCAGGCTGGCCGCCAGAATCCGGCGCGGTGAGCTGCCGATGCCCGACGACGACGTGGCCGCCGACCGTTACCTCATCGCCGACGCCATGCTCGCCGAGGCCGGGTTCGAATGGTATGAGGTGTCCAACTGGGCGACCTCGGAGGCCGGACGCTGCCGTCACAACCTGCTCTACTGGACCGGCGGCGACTGGTGGGGGGTCGGCCCCGGCGCGCACAGCCACGTCGGGGGCACCCGGTGGTGGAACGTCAAGCATCCGGCGGCCTACGCCCAGCGCCTGTCCTCCGGCGTCTCGCCCGCGCACGCGCGCGAGGTGCTCACTCCGCAGGACAGGGCGGTGGAGCGGCTGATGCTGGAGCTCAGGCTCGCCCAGGGCTTCCCGCTCAAGGAGATCGAACGGCCGCCGGTGGTCGCCCGGGCGCTGGCCGACGGCCTGCTGGAGGCGGAGCCGTTCAAGACGGGCCGCGCGGTGCTGACACTGCGCGGCCGTCTCCTGGCCGATGCCCTGGTCCGCGATCTGACATGA
- a CDS encoding DUF4870 domain-containing protein, which yields MSDSPDGPRQESADDEHTGHIDQPPRSGHTQPGQGNPPPPASPYGQSGQGYPPPAAPPYGTGGYGYQDAYQPPGPYGGYGPPPGYGHPAPPGTYGPRPGGDDTTMAMLAHLLGLLTWFAGPLVMYLVKKDESPYVRDQAAEALNFQLTLVIAYMVSWVLAFVLIGFLLMPVVWIGSLIFMIIAAVSANRGENYRYPLSIRFVS from the coding sequence ATGAGTGACAGTCCCGACGGCCCGCGACAGGAATCCGCGGACGACGAGCACACCGGACACATCGATCAGCCGCCTCGATCCGGTCACACCCAGCCCGGTCAAGGCAACCCGCCGCCTCCCGCCTCGCCGTACGGACAGAGCGGCCAGGGCTACCCGCCTCCCGCCGCCCCGCCGTACGGAACAGGGGGTTACGGCTACCAGGACGCCTACCAGCCGCCCGGGCCGTACGGCGGGTACGGGCCACCGCCCGGGTACGGGCACCCGGCACCGCCGGGGACGTACGGCCCCCGACCCGGCGGCGACGACACCACTATGGCGATGCTCGCCCATCTGCTGGGCCTGCTGACGTGGTTCGCCGGCCCTCTGGTGATGTATCTCGTGAAGAAGGACGAGTCCCCCTACGTGCGCGACCAGGCGGCCGAGGCACTCAACTTCCAGCTCACCCTGGTGATCGCCTACATGGTCTCCTGGGTCCTGGCCTTCGTGCTGATCGGATTCCTCCTGATGCCGGTGGTCTGGATCGGGTCGCTCATCTTCATGATCATCGCTGCTGTCTCGGCCAACCGGGGCGAGAACTACCGCTACCCGCTGAGCATCCGATTCGTCAGCTGA
- a CDS encoding DUF3097 domain-containing protein, which translates to MYERDVLAENWRRPLKGKIPQVPAELDLVVEDVDGGFCGAVVACDKEAVTLEDRFGRRRLFPLEPAAFLLEGKVVTLVRPATAPQAPRRSASGSIAVEGLRARVAKESRIYVEGVHDAALVEKVWGHDLRVEGVVVEYLEGIDHLPSIVAEFGPGPDRRLGVLVDHLIPGSKESRIASQVSSPHVLIVGHPFVDVWQAVRPSVLKIASWPAVPRGLPWKEGVIAALGWDLEPRDAWRRILGSVTTYADLEPELLGPVEELIDFVTAPSEDD; encoded by the coding sequence ATGTACGAGCGTGACGTGCTTGCGGAGAACTGGCGGCGCCCTCTCAAGGGAAAGATCCCCCAGGTCCCCGCCGAGCTCGACCTGGTCGTGGAGGACGTCGACGGCGGCTTCTGCGGCGCCGTGGTGGCCTGCGACAAGGAAGCCGTCACGCTGGAGGACCGGTTCGGGCGACGGCGGCTGTTCCCGCTGGAGCCCGCCGCCTTCCTCCTGGAGGGCAAGGTGGTGACGCTGGTACGGCCCGCCACCGCGCCGCAGGCTCCCCGGCGGAGCGCCTCGGGCTCCATCGCGGTGGAGGGCCTGCGGGCCAGGGTGGCCAAGGAGAGCCGGATCTACGTGGAGGGCGTGCACGACGCGGCGCTCGTGGAGAAGGTCTGGGGCCACGACCTCCGGGTCGAGGGCGTGGTCGTGGAGTATCTGGAGGGGATCGACCACCTGCCCTCGATCGTGGCGGAGTTCGGTCCCGGTCCGGACCGCCGTCTGGGCGTGCTCGTCGACCACCTGATCCCCGGATCGAAGGAGAGCCGGATCGCCTCCCAGGTCTCCTCACCGCACGTGCTGATCGTCGGGCACCCGTTCGTGGACGTCTGGCAGGCGGTCAGGCCCTCGGTGCTGAAGATCGCCTCCTGGCCGGCGGTCCCGCGTGGTCTCCCCTGGAAAGAGGGGGTCATCGCCGCCCTGGGCTGGGATCTGGAGCCCAGAGACGCCTGGCGCCGTATTCTCGGATCGGTCACCACCTACGCCGATCTGGAGCCGGAGCTCCTCGGCCCGGTCGAGGAGCTGATCGACTTCGTGACCGCTCCGAGCGAAGACGACTAA
- the hrcA gene encoding heat-inducible transcriptional repressor HrcA, which translates to MVDDRKLAVLRAIVEDYVSTNEPVGSKALVERHNLGVSPATIRNDMAVLEEQGYIAQPHTSAGRVPTDKGYRLFVDRLSRVKPLSSAEKKAIETFLAGAVDIDDVVMRTVRLLAQLTRQVAVVQYPTLTNSTVRHVELVPLSERRLMFVLITNTGRVEQRVVELPDVVDENRVAHLRATLNACLDGCGLACVPDMVADLPARLPAEDRPLAATVLSVLLESLVDRHDEKIVFAGAANLAGADFTVGLRDVLEALEEQVVLMRLLGETSDVSALTVRIGSENPYTGLQGTSIVAAGYGSGDKQLARLGVLGPTRMDYPVTMGAVRAVARYVSQILAAS; encoded by the coding sequence TTGGTCGACGACCGTAAGTTGGCGGTGCTCCGCGCCATCGTCGAGGACTACGTGTCCACCAACGAGCCGGTGGGCTCCAAGGCCCTCGTCGAACGGCACAACCTGGGTGTCTCGCCCGCGACCATCCGTAACGACATGGCGGTGCTGGAGGAGCAGGGCTACATCGCCCAGCCCCACACCAGCGCCGGCCGGGTCCCCACCGACAAGGGCTACAGGCTGTTCGTCGACCGGCTTTCGCGGGTGAAGCCGCTGTCGAGCGCGGAGAAGAAGGCCATCGAGACCTTCCTCGCCGGCGCCGTGGACATCGACGACGTCGTCATGCGCACGGTGCGGCTGCTGGCACAGCTCACCCGTCAGGTCGCCGTCGTGCAATACCCCACGCTGACCAACTCCACGGTCCGCCACGTCGAGCTGGTCCCGCTGAGCGAGCGCCGGCTGATGTTCGTGCTCATCACCAACACGGGACGGGTCGAGCAGCGCGTGGTCGAGCTGCCCGACGTGGTCGACGAGAACCGGGTCGCCCATCTGCGCGCGACTCTCAACGCCTGCCTGGACGGGTGCGGGCTGGCCTGTGTCCCGGACATGGTCGCCGATCTGCCCGCCCGGCTTCCGGCGGAGGACCGGCCGCTCGCGGCCACGGTTCTGTCGGTGCTGCTGGAGTCCCTGGTGGACCGGCATGATGAAAAGATTGTCTTCGCCGGGGCCGCCAACCTCGCGGGAGCCGACTTCACCGTCGGACTCCGCGATGTGCTGGAGGCTCTGGAAGAGCAGGTCGTGCTCATGCGCCTGCTCGGTGAGACCTCCGACGTGTCGGCGCTGACGGTGCGGATCGGCTCGGAGAACCCCTACACGGGTCTCCAGGGCACATCGATCGTCGCCGCCGGATACGGTTCGGGGGACAAGCAACTGGCCCGGCTCGGTGTGCTGGGTCCGACGCGAATGGACTACCCGGTCACGATGGGCGCGGTGCGCGCGGTGGCACGCTACGTCAGCCAGATCCTGGCTGCATCCTAA
- the dnaJ gene encoding molecular chaperone DnaJ: MAKSDYYGTLGVRRDASAEEIKKAYRRLARELHPDVNPDPETQERFKDITQAYEVLSDPNKRQMYDMGADPFASGAGAQGFGAGFPFSDIMDAFFGAAGGGGGRGPRSRARRGRNATIRVELDLSESAFGTTRELVVDTAVLCEVCTGSGAAAGTHPDTCDMCHGRGEVSQVTRSFLGQVMTSRPCPQCGGFGSIIRNPCQECSGDGRVRTRRTIKVRIPAGVEDGTHIQLAGEGEIGPGGGPPGDLFLEIVERPHEIFERRGDDLHCTVQIPMTAASLGTILTMETLDGAEELDIRPGTQSGQTIPLYGRGVQHLNETGRGDLLIHVNVETPARLDPAQEELMRELAKLRGEERPPGKFAPGQQGFFSRLRDAFNGR, encoded by the coding sequence GTGGCTAAGAGCGACTACTACGGCACCCTCGGGGTGCGCCGCGACGCCAGTGCGGAAGAGATCAAGAAGGCGTACCGCCGCCTGGCGCGAGAGCTGCATCCCGACGTGAACCCCGATCCTGAGACCCAGGAGCGGTTCAAGGACATCACGCAGGCCTACGAGGTGCTGTCCGATCCCAACAAGCGCCAGATGTACGACATGGGAGCCGATCCGTTCGCCTCGGGTGCCGGCGCGCAAGGTTTCGGGGCGGGCTTCCCGTTCAGCGACATCATGGACGCCTTCTTCGGAGCGGCCGGCGGCGGCGGTGGTCGCGGTCCCCGGTCACGTGCCCGCCGGGGCCGCAACGCCACCATCCGGGTGGAGCTCGACCTGAGCGAGTCGGCCTTCGGCACCACCCGTGAACTGGTGGTCGACACCGCCGTGCTCTGCGAGGTCTGCACGGGCTCCGGCGCCGCAGCCGGCACCCACCCCGACACCTGTGACATGTGCCATGGCCGCGGCGAGGTCTCCCAGGTCACACGGTCCTTCCTGGGGCAGGTCATGACCTCCCGTCCCTGCCCCCAGTGCGGTGGATTCGGTTCGATCATCCGCAACCCCTGCCAGGAGTGCTCCGGCGACGGCCGGGTCCGCACGCGGCGGACCATCAAGGTCCGCATCCCGGCAGGAGTGGAGGACGGCACCCACATCCAGCTCGCCGGCGAAGGCGAGATCGGTCCCGGTGGCGGCCCGCCCGGCGACCTGTTCCTGGAGATCGTCGAGCGTCCGCACGAGATCTTCGAACGCCGGGGCGACGATCTGCACTGCACCGTGCAGATCCCCATGACCGCCGCCTCGCTGGGCACCATCCTGACCATGGAGACGCTCGACGGCGCGGAGGAGCTCGACATCCGGCCGGGCACCCAGTCCGGGCAGACCATCCCGCTCTACGGCCGGGGCGTCCAGCACCTCAACGAGACCGGCCGCGGCGATCTGCTGATCCACGTCAATGTGGAGACGCCCGCCCGCCTCGACCCGGCCCAGGAGGAGCTCATGCGCGAGCTCGCCAAGCTCCGTGGCGAGGAGCGCCCGCCCGGCAAGTTCGCCCCCGGCCAGCAGGGATTCTTCTCCCGGCTACGGGACGCTTTCAATGGCCGCTGA
- a CDS encoding 16S rRNA (uracil(1498)-N(3))-methyltransferase, which produces MTVPVFLAEAADLARAEFTFGGPEGRHAAAVRRLRAGERLDLTDGAGAVAECVVREAGKDSLRVEVLRRYDVPAPHPRLVVVQGLPKGDRGELAVEMMTEAGVDVIVPWAAARSVTQWKGERAVKSLSRWRSTAREAGKQSRRFHLPEVTGPATTAGVAALLSEAALGIVLHEEAASPLSTMELPGTGDIVVVVGPEGGVADEEIAAFREAGAVPALLGPTVLRTSTAGVAAAAVLQARTGRW; this is translated from the coding sequence ATGACGGTCCCGGTCTTCCTGGCCGAGGCGGCCGATCTGGCCCGTGCGGAGTTCACGTTCGGCGGTCCGGAAGGCCGTCACGCCGCGGCTGTACGGCGGTTGCGGGCCGGGGAACGGCTCGACCTGACCGATGGTGCGGGCGCCGTGGCCGAGTGCGTGGTCCGCGAGGCGGGCAAGGACTCCCTCCGCGTCGAGGTACTGCGCCGTTACGATGTGCCGGCTCCGCACCCCCGTCTGGTCGTGGTGCAGGGGCTGCCCAAGGGAGACCGGGGCGAGCTGGCCGTGGAGATGATGACCGAGGCGGGGGTCGACGTGATCGTCCCCTGGGCCGCAGCCCGGTCCGTGACCCAGTGGAAGGGCGAGCGGGCGGTCAAGTCGCTCAGTCGCTGGCGTTCCACGGCGAGGGAGGCGGGCAAGCAGTCTCGCCGCTTCCACCTGCCCGAGGTGACCGGGCCCGCCACCACCGCCGGGGTCGCCGCGCTCCTGTCGGAGGCCGCCCTGGGGATCGTGCTGCACGAGGAGGCGGCCTCCCCGCTCTCCACCATGGAGCTCCCCGGCACCGGAGACATCGTCGTGGTGGTCGGACCTGAGGGCGGGGTCGCCGATGAGGAGATCGCCGCGTTCCGGGAGGCGGGAGCCGTGCCGGCGCTGCTCGGGCCGACGGTGCTGCGCACTTCGACGGCGGGGGTCGCCGCGGCGGCCGTGTTGCAGGCGCGCACCGGCCGCTGGTGA
- a CDS encoding SigE family RNA polymerase sigma factor, producing MAVTALYSAHYRSLVRLAVLLVRDMATAEEVVQDAFVAIHGAWRRLRDTDKALAYLRQSVVNRSRSVLRHRAVVEKYAPKGMPDAPSAENGAIGEFERSAVIEALRGLPARQREALVLRYYGDLSEAQIAHAMGISKGAVKSHTARGMAALRTSLEQLS from the coding sequence ATGGCCGTTACCGCGCTGTACAGCGCGCACTATCGGTCGCTTGTGCGTCTCGCCGTGTTACTCGTCCGCGATATGGCTACCGCGGAGGAGGTCGTGCAGGACGCGTTCGTCGCCATCCATGGCGCCTGGCGTCGCCTGCGTGACACCGACAAGGCACTCGCCTACCTGCGCCAATCGGTCGTCAATCGATCCCGTTCGGTGCTTCGGCACCGGGCGGTCGTGGAGAAGTACGCTCCCAAGGGCATGCCGGACGCGCCGAGCGCCGAGAACGGCGCGATCGGGGAGTTCGAGCGGTCTGCCGTCATCGAGGCGCTTCGTGGCCTGCCCGCACGTCAGCGCGAGGCACTGGTCCTGCGCTATTACGGTGACCTGTCAGAAGCGCAGATCGCCCACGCCATGGGCATCAGCAAGGGCGCGGTCAAGAGCCACACGGCTCGCGGTATGGCCGCCCTACGAACCTCACTGGAGCAACTGTCATGA
- a CDS encoding histidine triad nucleotide-binding protein: MSEADCLFCKIVAGEIPAKIVHETDRTLAFRDVNPQAPTHVLVVPKDHYPDAAALAAADHGLADDVLKAAHAVAEQEGVAGSGYRLVFNTGAEAGQTVFHVHGHVLGGRGLTWPPG; encoded by the coding sequence GTGAGCGAAGCCGACTGCCTGTTCTGCAAGATCGTGGCCGGGGAGATCCCCGCGAAGATCGTTCATGAGACCGATCGCACGCTGGCCTTCCGCGACGTCAACCCGCAGGCGCCCACGCACGTGCTCGTGGTCCCCAAGGACCACTACCCGGACGCGGCCGCGCTGGCCGCCGCCGACCACGGACTCGCCGACGACGTGCTCAAGGCCGCGCACGCGGTCGCCGAGCAGGAGGGTGTCGCCGGCTCGGGATACCGCCTGGTCTTCAACACCGGGGCCGAGGCGGGCCAGACCGTCTTCCACGTGCACGGACATGTGCTGGGCGGGCGTGGTCTGACCTGGCCGCCCGGATAA